A genome region from Gemmatimonadota bacterium includes the following:
- the hslU gene encoding ATP-dependent protease ATPase subunit HslU — protein sequence MSSSDREGSGGAVNRTTDGGKPPVEREPSAQDRPEEGVWIDQLTPRQIVAELDRYIIGQRAAKKAVAIALRNRWRRQRVEGELRDEILPNNLILIGPTGVGKTEIARRLARLAGAPFVKVEASKFTEVGYVGRDVESMIRDLVDTAVNLVRAEREDDVEDLAVAAAEERLLDLLLPPLRGKEAAPRPGASPPVFVAGPGGIHAPVAVEVDREIQDLSVAAAPTTDEEGAALEERRQRTREKLRALLRDGKLEERMVEVEVQQAPNLDGMMIPMGVEGMDHNFTEMLQDMLPKRTKKRSVRVSEARRILLQEELDRLVDMDEVVNEALDRTEENGIVFLDEIDKIAGDRGGVGPDVSREGVQRDLLPIVEGSNVQTKYGLVRTDHVLFVAAGAFHVSKPSDLIPELQGRFPIRVELRPLEEADFVRILTEPRNALIRQYTALVETEAAKIRFEEDGIHEIARIAFQLNERMENIGARRLQTVMTTLLEAVLFELPDGTAPDGELVVDRAYVLKNLAAIVEDEDLRRYIL from the coding sequence ATGAGCTCGAGCGACCGGGAGGGGAGTGGGGGCGCGGTCAACCGCACCACCGATGGGGGGAAACCTCCCGTCGAGCGGGAACCCTCCGCGCAGGATCGTCCGGAGGAAGGGGTCTGGATCGACCAGCTCACGCCTCGCCAGATCGTGGCCGAGCTCGATCGGTACATCATCGGGCAGCGCGCGGCGAAAAAGGCGGTCGCGATCGCGCTTCGCAACCGCTGGCGCCGCCAACGCGTGGAGGGTGAGCTCCGGGACGAGATTCTCCCGAACAACCTCATCCTCATCGGACCGACCGGGGTCGGAAAAACCGAGATCGCCCGGCGCCTCGCCCGCCTCGCGGGGGCTCCCTTCGTAAAGGTGGAGGCTTCGAAGTTCACCGAAGTCGGCTACGTCGGGCGCGACGTCGAGTCCATGATCCGCGACCTCGTGGACACGGCGGTGAACCTTGTCCGGGCGGAACGGGAGGACGACGTGGAGGATCTGGCGGTCGCAGCGGCCGAGGAACGCCTTCTCGACCTCCTTCTCCCCCCTCTCCGGGGGAAAGAGGCGGCACCGCGCCCCGGGGCGAGCCCTCCTGTCTTCGTCGCGGGTCCGGGCGGGATCCATGCGCCGGTCGCCGTCGAGGTGGACCGGGAGATCCAGGACCTCTCCGTCGCCGCGGCACCGACGACCGACGAGGAGGGGGCAGCGCTCGAGGAGCGGCGGCAGCGGACACGGGAAAAACTCCGCGCGCTCCTCCGCGACGGGAAACTCGAGGAACGGATGGTCGAGGTAGAGGTCCAGCAGGCGCCCAACCTCGACGGGATGATGATCCCGATGGGCGTCGAAGGAATGGACCACAACTTCACCGAAATGCTCCAGGACATGCTCCCCAAGAGGACGAAAAAGCGGTCCGTGAGGGTCTCCGAGGCGCGGAGGATCCTCCTCCAGGAGGAGCTGGACCGGCTCGTGGACATGGACGAGGTCGTCAACGAGGCCCTCGACCGGACAGAAGAGAACGGGATCGTCTTCCTCGACGAGATCGACAAGATCGCGGGGGACCGCGGTGGGGTCGGTCCGGACGTGAGCCGAGAGGGGGTCCAGCGCGATCTTCTTCCGATCGTCGAGGGATCCAACGTGCAGACGAAGTACGGCCTGGTCCGCACCGACCACGTCCTCTTCGTCGCGGCCGGAGCCTTCCACGTCTCGAAGCCCTCCGATCTCATCCCCGAGCTTCAGGGAAGGTTTCCGATCCGGGTGGAGCTCCGCCCCCTCGAGGAGGCGGACTTCGTCCGGATCCTGACCGAGCCTCGCAACGCCCTGATCCGCCAGTACACGGCGCTCGTGGAAACGGAGGCGGCGAAGATCCGGTTCGAGGAGGACGGGATCCACGAGATCGCCCGGATCGCCTTCCAGCTCAACGAACGGATGGAAAACATCGGCGCTCGCCGGCTCCAGACGGTGATGACCACGCTCCTCGAGGCCGTCCTCTTCGAGCTTCCGGACGGAACGGCGCCCGACGGGGAGCTCGTGGTGGACCGGGCCTATGTCTTGAAGAACCTGGCCGCCATCGTGGAAGACGAAGACCTCCGGCGATACATTCTCTGA
- the hslV gene encoding ATP-dependent protease subunit HslV gives MTRPRIRSTTVVAVRRDGAVAMGADGQVTMGDTVAKGRAVKVRTLKGGRILAGFAGGVADAFTLFERLEEKLERYPGNLTRACVELAKDWRVDRYLRRLDALLLVADRSHLFMVSGDGNVLEPDEEVAAIGSGGSYALAAARALRLRTELTPREIVQDALEIAASICIYSNDHITVLELSTVDPDAESEPRSEAEEGKKER, from the coding sequence ATGACTCGTCCAAGAATTCGATCCACCACCGTGGTGGCCGTGCGCCGCGACGGGGCCGTCGCGATGGGCGCGGACGGCCAGGTCACGATGGGCGACACCGTCGCCAAGGGGCGGGCCGTGAAGGTCCGCACCCTCAAAGGGGGACGAATCCTCGCGGGATTTGCCGGAGGGGTTGCGGACGCCTTCACTCTCTTCGAGCGTCTGGAGGAGAAGCTGGAGCGTTATCCGGGAAATCTCACCCGGGCCTGCGTCGAGCTGGCGAAGGACTGGCGGGTGGATCGCTACCTCCGTCGGCTGGACGCCCTCCTCCTAGTGGCGGACCGAAGTCACCTCTTCATGGTCAGTGGCGACGGCAACGTCCTCGAACCGGATGAAGAGGTGGCGGCGATCGGGTCGGGCGGATCGTACGCCCTCGCGGCGGCGCGCGCCCTCCGACTACGCACAGAACTCACTCCGCGTGAGATCGTCCAGGACGCTCTCGAAATCGCCGCGAGCATCTGCATCTACTCGAACGACCACATCACGGTGCTGGAGCTTTCGACCGTGGATCCGGACGCCGAGTCCGAGCCTCGATCCGAAGCCGAGGAAGGGAAGAAGGAAAGATGA
- a CDS encoding tyrosine-type recombinase/integrase yields the protein MTGESELFLRHLADERQLSENTLIGYRRDLQDLEDFLGDYLGTPEWRWTEVDRLALRSFLGACQVRGLAKRSITRKVSAVRTLLRFLHREGTLTANPARGLRSLRSERELPPHLARKGVDAVFGLAEADAAKNALEGTRTLAILELLYGSGLRLSELHGMNLEELDTVGEQVKVRGKGGKERIVPLTSSATRALRKYELRRRETAAPSDGGPLVVNQGGERLSRRSIQRAVRALLDRAGEREGISAHSLRHSFATHLLDAGADLMAVKELLGHASLSTTQIYTHTSRERLQRVYRETHPRA from the coding sequence ATGACGGGGGAATCGGAGCTCTTCCTCCGGCACCTGGCCGACGAACGCCAACTCTCGGAAAACACCCTGATCGGGTACCGGCGAGACCTCCAGGACCTCGAAGACTTTCTCGGCGACTACCTGGGGACGCCGGAGTGGCGCTGGACCGAGGTGGACCGTCTCGCACTCCGAAGTTTCCTCGGGGCATGCCAGGTGCGGGGACTCGCGAAGCGTTCGATCACCCGAAAGGTTTCCGCCGTGCGCACGCTTCTCCGTTTTCTCCACCGGGAGGGGACGCTCACGGCGAATCCGGCGCGGGGCCTCCGTTCGCTCCGTTCGGAACGGGAATTGCCTCCGCACCTGGCCCGGAAGGGAGTGGACGCGGTCTTCGGGCTCGCGGAGGCGGACGCGGCGAAAAATGCGCTCGAGGGGACACGCACCCTCGCCATCCTGGAGCTGCTTTATGGGAGCGGGCTCCGCCTGTCCGAACTCCATGGGATGAACTTGGAGGAGCTGGACACCGTGGGGGAACAGGTGAAGGTCCGGGGGAAGGGAGGGAAGGAACGAATCGTCCCCCTCACCTCTTCCGCCACCCGGGCCCTTCGAAAGTACGAGTTGCGGCGCCGGGAAACGGCGGCCCCTTCCGACGGAGGGCCACTCGTCGTGAACCAGGGCGGCGAACGGCTCTCCCGGCGCTCGATTCAGCGCGCCGTCCGGGCGCTCCTGGACCGCGCCGGGGAGCGCGAAGGGATTTCCGCTCACTCACTCCGGCACTCGTTTGCGACTCATCTCCTGGACGCGGGCGCCGACCTGATGGCCGTGAAGGAGCTCCTGGGGCACGCGTCCCTCTCCACCACGCAGATTTACACCCACACGTCACGGGAGCGGCTCCAGCGGGTATACCGGGAAACGCACCCGCGCGCATAG
- the trmFO gene encoding methylenetetrahydrofolate--tRNA-(uracil(54)-C(5))-methyltransferase (FADH(2)-oxidizing) TrmFO has product MSDREVTVVGGGLAGCEAALHLAERGYHVRLAEMRPVQRTPAHQTDALGELVCTNSFKSEDPANAHGQLKREMTALGSLLLRAADEARVPAGAALAVDRTTFARAMTRTIEAHPGIEVERAEVREVPPGPAIVATGPLTSDALSQAIRAELGEEGLAFFDAIAPIVDGDSLDHTVVFAQGRFEQSPDYLNSPFSQSEYEAFVAAVAAADVHEPGHDWDAVPYFEGCLPIEVMAARGPHTLRFGPMKPLGLTDPRTGKRPYAVAQLRREDRAGQMWNLVGFQTRLRIAEQQRVFRTIPGLQDAEFLRFGSIHRNSYLNFPGALSRHGALRDRPELLFAGQITGVEGYTESAASGILAAVNLDRVLRGLDPAIPPPATMLGGLLRYLAESDPGHFQPMNSNWGLVDPLGVHVRDKKRKRELLAERAQRDFLAWMEDSGVPFAEGLEFVRPPEAAEVAGVSP; this is encoded by the coding sequence TTGAGTGACCGGGAGGTGACGGTGGTCGGGGGTGGGCTGGCTGGTTGTGAGGCCGCGCTCCACCTGGCCGAACGCGGTTACCACGTCCGCCTCGCCGAAATGCGTCCGGTCCAGCGGACCCCCGCGCACCAGACGGACGCGCTCGGGGAGCTTGTTTGCACAAACTCCTTCAAGAGCGAGGACCCGGCAAACGCGCACGGCCAGCTCAAGCGCGAGATGACGGCGCTCGGCTCGCTCCTCCTCCGCGCGGCAGATGAAGCCCGAGTGCCGGCGGGGGCCGCCCTGGCCGTGGACCGGACAACATTCGCCCGCGCGATGACCCGCACGATCGAGGCGCACCCCGGGATCGAGGTCGAGCGCGCGGAGGTACGGGAAGTCCCTCCCGGCCCCGCGATCGTTGCGACCGGCCCCCTCACCTCGGACGCCCTCTCCCAGGCGATTCGCGCGGAGCTGGGGGAAGAGGGACTCGCCTTCTTCGATGCGATCGCACCGATCGTGGACGGCGATTCCCTGGATCATACGGTGGTCTTCGCACAGGGGCGCTTCGAACAATCGCCCGACTACCTCAACTCCCCATTCTCCCAATCCGAATACGAAGCCTTCGTCGCGGCGGTCGCCGCGGCCGACGTGCATGAGCCCGGCCACGACTGGGACGCGGTGCCCTACTTCGAGGGATGTCTTCCCATCGAGGTGATGGCGGCGCGCGGGCCGCACACACTCCGCTTCGGTCCGATGAAGCCGCTCGGCCTCACGGATCCGCGCACTGGAAAACGCCCGTATGCCGTCGCACAACTGCGTCGGGAAGACCGGGCCGGCCAGATGTGGAACCTGGTCGGGTTCCAGACGCGGCTCCGGATCGCGGAGCAACAGCGGGTCTTCCGCACGATTCCGGGGCTCCAGGACGCGGAATTCCTGCGCTTCGGTTCGATCCACCGAAACTCCTACCTCAACTTTCCCGGCGCCCTCAGCCGGCATGGGGCGCTGCGTGACCGGCCCGAGCTCCTCTTCGCGGGACAGATCACGGGAGTGGAAGGGTACACCGAGTCGGCCGCGTCGGGGATCCTCGCGGCGGTCAATCTCGACCGCGTCCTCCGTGGCCTCGACCCGGCCATCCCTCCACCGGCGACGATGTTGGGAGGGCTCCTCCGGTATCTGGCCGAGAGCGATCCCGGGCACTTCCAGCCGATGAATTCCAACTGGGGTCTCGTGGATCCACTGGGAGTCCATGTTCGTGACAAAAAACGGAAGCGGGAGCTCCTCGCGGAGCGGGCCCAGCGGGACTTCCTCGCGTGGATGGAGGATTCGGGAGTGCCCTTCGCCGAGGGGCTGGAATTCGTGCGGCCCCCCGAGGCAGCCGAAGTGGCCGGGGTGTCTCCATGA